AACAATCGCGGAAGATCTCGGCACATTGATTTTCTGGTGGGTATATCTTCATGGTTTTTATTATCTGTAGAAAATACCCTGCAAGGTTATATGCCCATTACCGGGAATGGCTTTCCTTTCTCCTAAAGCTTTGGAAGAACATAGGCTAAACATACGAATTGATGAAGTAAGCCTATTGCAAGGAGTTTTTATATCCATCAGGTTTTACCGGAAGATGATTTAGACTTGCATCTTTTCTATGCAAAACATCTTTATACGAGTGGATTGTGTAAAATCAGCTTTCCAGCATACTATAATAACGTTGGGGCATTGCTTGCGGAACCAACTGCCACAGCTCTAGGGTTGCTGTCTCCCTTCTATTTTCAACTTGGATACGAACTCTGTAATTTGTTGGTAGAGCTttcatatttaaaataatgCACAGGCTACCGGAGAACGAGTGGCCAATAGATAATTTCCATAAGATATTGAAGGAAGCTGAATGTAAAAGACGTCTTTATCTGCTACGACGCAACGACACGTGCGATGATACTTTCCTCATGGGACTGACATTCGAGGAACGCAAACTACAGAGCGTATTGATGCATGGCGATAGTAATGCGTTAATCACGAGTGTGACGTTGAACAGCATATCGAACTTTTATGGTTTTGAAAATTAGAATGTCAGATTACTGCACATGTATTCCGTGAATGTATTTTACATGTGCATTTAGACGGTGATGTGTCCACCACAACCTCTCTTAGAACGAATTACTGAGAGGTATATGAGTGTAGCACTCAGTAAGGAGGCAGCTCCCATATATCCCTGAACACATCTGAGACTAATGGTTGTTACCTACCATGAATAAAAAGGACAATGGGCGGAAGCGCTGTTCTTTAGGGAGAGTATTTAAGCTTAACCCCCAATTGTAAAGTGGTATGTTGATCAAAGAAACCAATCCCGCACAACCAAAGATCAGCGTAACTAATGCACCGAAGTACTGGGATGGGAACCTTGTGTTTACGTAACAATAGGCGGTAGAAATGCACAGCGAACCCGCCAAAAGGTAAAAGCAGCATGCCACAATCTTCATTGCATAAACATCAAAGACAGTAGATGTATAGTACAACAATGCACACAAATGCAAAAAGTGCATAACAATGGCAGGACCAACTCTGTCCATAAGCGCACCCAGAAATGGGCCGGGCACAAAAGTCAATATGTTGAAGTACTTGAATACACTGGTAGCATCGCCGCCATCACCCGATGCCACAAGAAGGTCACCTTGTGATTTGTTGACAAATTCGATGGCGGGCATAAAAAGACATACAGCAGCGCCAAGAATTAGAAACTCCAGCAATTGTGGGCTGTTAAACCCATTCTTTATAGATTGTAACACATTTGGTTTGTTACCTTCATTAGTCTCCACAGCGTGTCCTAGCTCATAACTAGCCTCTTTTCCATTTATCTTCTCCGATGGTGGAACAGGGATGACAGTGGGCATAATGAAGAATCCTGAAACAAAGCAGAATACATTGGATATcaatatgtaacatataccgATTATGTAAAGATGTTCGGCTTTAAATCCttcaacattatatatccatgaCAAAAGAGTAGGCACGAAAAATGAAAGCGAACGGCAGGAGCCCATAATAGCTATAACAGTAGATGAGCCATTAGGAAAGTATTTGCTGACTGAAAGCATGGGTATGTAACATGCCTCACAACATAAgccaacaacaacaaatgaCAAGCGAAGTACCACGGGACTCTTAggaaaacagaaaatagaTAACCACGCCAAAATAGAGAAGAACTGACCCACTAAAAAGCATATGCGAGGGCCAAATCTATCCAACAGCCATCCTCCAAGGAATgaacaaataaaatggGTGGAATACGCAAGTGTATACAAGTTGTTGATGCCACCTGCTCTTTCGGGGCAATCTGAACATGCCAGTATCATAGAACAAAAGAGACTCACCTATATATTGAACGCCATATAAAGTTTTGTACGTTGCTTCAATTCCATCCTTTATTTCACAATAATCTGCAAAAGCGCCCGCCTTGTATAGTATCTCTTGGAGGCCATTCCATCCCCAGTAGATACATCCAGCAGAGAGAATatagtatagatatattgcaaGCCGTAATATAGGGCTGATGCAAGGTACTGGCATCAACTTAGGGTCTACTATTTCTATGCCAAAACTCTTTGTTTTGGTAGATTCAGCCTCGACTGTTGGGGCCATCATGATAACAGCCATATAAACACCCAATATACTTACACATTTAGGCAAACCACTTGTATTAGCCGTGAAGCATTAGTTAAAATGTATCAATGAGCATATTATGCCACGTATGACTGCTAAACTCTTTGATCATGGGGTATCAGCAGACCAACGCGTAATAGTGACTATTAGTTGTACTATATCATGGCGTATAAGTAAAGGTGTAATTGTGTCACTAGTGTTTAACTGTTTGTGATTcttttaaatataataatggTCATGAGAAGGTATCATTTACGTGATCCTCTGTGTCGTAACAGGTGGTTACACATGTCTAGATTCGTTGTATACCTTTCTCATGCATTTAGATATACCgtgttgttttttgtttgtATGGACTTATGATTTTTGCATAATGTTGTGTTCGCGAAATCGGATGGCAACGTCTACCTTTTCCCGTCGGCAAATCGcacattttgtatttttcGTATGAAAAGTAGCATAGAAAACCAAACATAT
This is a stretch of genomic DNA from Babesia bovis T2Bo chromosome 1, whole genome shotgun sequence. It encodes these proteins:
- a CDS encoding GINS complex family protein yields the protein MMDKQVEEIVANNRGRSRHIDFLKIPCKVICPLPGMAFLSPKALEEHRLNIRIDEVLPEDDLDLHLFYAKHLYTSGLCKISFPAYYNNVGALLAEPTATALGLLSPFYFQLGYELCNLLPENEWPIDNFHKILKEAECKRRLYLLRRNDTCDDTFLMGLTFEERKLQSVLMHGDSNALITSVTLNSISNFYGFEN
- a CDS encoding Major Facilitator Superfamily protein, with the protein product MAVIMMAPTVEAESTKTKSFGIEIVDPKLMPVPCISPILRLAIYLYYILSAGCIYWGWNGLQEILYKAGAFADYCEIKDGIEATYKTLYGVQYIDCPERAGGINNLYTLAYSTHFICSFLGGWLLDRFGPRICFLVGQFFSILAWLSIFCFPKSPVVLRLSFVVVGLCCEACYIPMLSVSKYFPNGSSTVIAIMGSCRSLSFFVPTLLSWIYNVEGFKAEHLYIIGICYILISNVFCFVSGFFIMPTVIPVPPSEKINGKEASYELGHAVETNEGNKPNVLQSIKNGFNSPQLLEFLILGAAVCLFMPAIEFVNKSQGDLLVASGDGGDATSVFKYFNILTFVPGPFLGALMDRVGPAIVMHFLHLCALLYYTSTVFDVYAMKIVACCFYLLAGSLCISTAYCYVNTRFPSQYFGALVTLIFGCAGLVSLINIPLYNWGLSLNTLPKEQRFRPLSFLFMGYMGAASLLSATLIYLSVIRSKRGCGGHITV